A genome region from Methanoculleus thermophilus includes the following:
- a CDS encoding TolB family protein yields the protein MDHRLLYLVCIFIVALAAAAGAAPVGETGAVAPVQVTTNQSDQISAAIDGERIVWVDGRHGGADIYLYDIAGGTETRVTDGNAIALWPEISGNRIVWEDSRSGTPEIWLYDTTTRTETPITNGTGGNVPAIDGDTVVWLDGRAGDDGGIYAMNLTTQETTRISSGPVQGDPLIISPDLSGDTVIWADQSSGNYTVFVSQGGGAPVSLASSSAMQGFPAISGDRAVWSEVGNGSSSLVIHNLTSGEEQRIAGGPPGLVTYLDISGDLVVWQNATSQDTDDIYLYEITTGEIQQITSDNAAQYLPQISGDRIVWMDNRSGNWDIYLYTPGA from the coding sequence ATGGATCATCGACTCCTGTATCTTGTATGTATCTTTATTGTAGCGTTGGCGGCCGCTGCAGGTGCGGCACCGGTCGGGGAGACCGGTGCAGTCGCCCCGGTGCAGGTGACGACGAACCAAAGCGACCAGATCTCCGCAGCGATTGACGGCGAGAGGATCGTGTGGGTGGATGGACGGCACGGCGGCGCCGACATCTACCTCTATGATATCGCCGGCGGCACAGAGACTAGGGTCACCGACGGGAATGCCATCGCGCTCTGGCCGGAGATCTCGGGGAACCGTATCGTCTGGGAGGACAGCCGTTCAGGAACACCGGAGATCTGGCTCTATGATACGACAACCAGGACGGAGACCCCGATCACCAACGGAACCGGCGGAAATGTGCCGGCAATCGATGGAGATACGGTCGTCTGGCTTGATGGGCGGGCCGGAGACGATGGTGGCATCTATGCCATGAACCTGACAACTCAAGAGACGACGCGGATTTCATCCGGCCCGGTGCAGGGGGATCCCCTGATCATCTCGCCCGATCTCTCGGGCGATACTGTCATCTGGGCTGACCAGAGCAGCGGGAACTATACCGTCTTCGTGAGTCAGGGAGGAGGAGCACCGGTATCGCTTGCAAGCAGCAGCGCGATGCAGGGGTTCCCGGCGATCTCCGGAGACCGGGCCGTCTGGTCCGAGGTGGGGAACGGTTCGTCGTCGCTCGTCATCCATAACCTCACGTCTGGTGAGGAGCAGCGGATCGCCGGCGGCCCGCCGGGGCTGGTCACCTACCTCGATATATCAGGGGATCTAGTCGTCTGGCAGAACGCCACGAGTCAGGATACCGATGACATCTACCTGTATGAGATCACCACCGGGGAGATCCAGCAGATCACGAGCGACAACGCTGCGCAGTATCTCCCGCAAATATCAGGCGATCGGATCGTCTGGATGGATAACCGGTCCGGGAACTGGGATATCTACCTCTATACTCCTGGCGCATGA
- a CDS encoding MTAP family purine nucleoside phosphorylase gives MLGIIGGTSLLFADLPPLEKTTVATPYGKAEVYTGAFALLLRHQYSLPPHRINYRACLSALAILGVDRIVAIGSTGSLKPEIPPGSIVIPTDYLSLTDIPSIYECSIEHVRPELDADLIRTLGELVPEARVGGVYAQTRGPRIETVAEVKGLSKVADIVGMTVASEATLALELGMRFAALCTVDNYANGLGSETLTYEHILATSRANAKRTGDILEKIVERLA, from the coding sequence GTGCTCGGGATCATCGGGGGCACGAGCCTCCTCTTCGCCGACCTGCCGCCCCTCGAGAAGACGACCGTCGCCACACCCTATGGAAAGGCGGAAGTGTATACAGGAGCCTTTGCCCTCCTCCTGCGCCACCAGTACAGTCTCCCCCCGCACCGCATCAACTACCGCGCGTGTCTTTCGGCACTCGCCATCCTCGGGGTGGACCGGATCGTCGCCATCGGCTCGACCGGCTCCTTAAAGCCCGAGATCCCGCCGGGCTCGATCGTCATCCCGACCGACTACTTAAGCCTCACCGACATCCCGTCCATCTATGAGTGCAGCATCGAGCACGTCCGCCCCGAACTCGACGCGGACCTCATCCGCACCCTCGGCGAACTCGTCCCCGAAGCCCGTGTAGGGGGCGTCTACGCCCAGACCCGGGGACCCCGGATCGAGACCGTCGCCGAGGTCAAGGGGCTTTCAAAGGTTGCCGATATCGTCGGGATGACGGTTGCAAGCGAAGCGACGCTCGCCCTGGAACTAGGAATGCGATTTGCCGCCCTCTGCACCGTGGACAACTATGCAAACGGTCTCGGGAGCGAGACCCTGACCTACGAACACATCCTCGCGACCTCTCGGGCGAATGCCAAAAGGACAGGGGATATCCTTGAAAAAATTGTGGAACGACTTGCATGA
- a CDS encoding amidohydrolase family protein, producing the protein MTDLDDIFTARGSVLIAGASINGSTADIAIDETGTIAAIGEDARRAIDADIVIDGSDRLAVPGLVNTHTHAAMTLLRGYADDMLLQEWLSQKIWPLEAHLTGDDVYAGTKLACLEMIKSGTVAFNDMYFFMDRAAAAVDDMGMRATLAYGFIDLGMEEKREAEIKATEALVDHIRSLNNPRIQAAVGPHSVYTVSPEGLSWCAEYAKEQGIGIHVHLSETEKEVTDCVAQFGKRPTYLLDEYGCLTPRTVAAHCCWLDEAECRLLGERGVSASHNPASNMKLAVNRAMPYHWLKQYGANVALGTDGCSSNNNLDIFEEMKFAALLQKFAWNSPTLLPAGEAVMMATAAGARALGIGPGTLTVGAPADIVLLDARAVCNTPLYNPDSNIVYACNGGAVMTVLCGGRVLMHERTVPGEEEIIQEAAAAARSLIERAKNSA; encoded by the coding sequence ATGACAGACTTAGATGACATCTTTACTGCCCGGGGCTCGGTCCTGATCGCCGGGGCCTCCATCAACGGATCGACTGCAGACATCGCGATCGACGAGACCGGAACGATCGCCGCGATCGGGGAGGACGCCCGGCGGGCGATCGACGCCGATATCGTCATCGACGGCTCCGACCGGCTTGCCGTCCCAGGCCTTGTCAACACCCACACCCACGCCGCAATGACCCTGCTGCGGGGGTATGCAGACGATATGCTGCTGCAGGAGTGGCTCTCGCAGAAGATCTGGCCGCTTGAGGCACACCTTACAGGCGACGACGTCTACGCCGGGACAAAACTCGCGTGTCTGGAGATGATCAAGAGCGGTACCGTCGCGTTCAACGACATGTACTTCTTTATGGATCGGGCTGCAGCGGCGGTTGACGATATGGGGATGCGGGCGACGCTCGCCTACGGGTTCATCGACCTTGGGATGGAAGAGAAGCGCGAGGCCGAGATCAAGGCGACCGAAGCCCTCGTTGATCACATAAGATCGCTCAATAACCCGCGGATCCAGGCGGCCGTCGGTCCCCACTCCGTCTACACCGTCTCCCCCGAGGGTCTCTCCTGGTGTGCGGAGTACGCAAAGGAGCAGGGGATCGGGATCCACGTTCACCTCTCCGAGACCGAGAAGGAGGTCACCGACTGCGTCGCGCAGTTCGGCAAACGTCCCACGTACCTTCTCGACGAGTACGGCTGCCTCACCCCCCGGACCGTCGCCGCGCACTGCTGCTGGCTCGACGAGGCCGAGTGCCGGCTCCTTGGAGAGCGCGGGGTCTCCGCCTCCCACAACCCGGCAAGCAACATGAAGCTCGCCGTCAACCGGGCGATGCCCTACCACTGGCTGAAGCAGTATGGGGCAAACGTCGCCCTCGGGACCGACGGCTGCTCCTCGAACAACAACCTCGATATCTTTGAGGAGATGAAGTTTGCCGCGCTGCTCCAGAAGTTTGCCTGGAATTCACCGACCCTGCTTCCCGCCGGCGAGGCTGTCATGATGGCGACCGCGGCGGGCGCCCGGGCGCTCGGTATTGGCCCGGGGACGCTGACCGTGGGCGCACCGGCCGATATCGTCCTCCTCGATGCCCGGGCGGTCTGCAACACCCCGCTCTACAACCCCGACTCTAACATCGTCTACGCCTGCAACGGCGGTGCGGTCATGACCGTCCTCTGCGGAGGCAGGGTCCTGATGCACGAACGGACGGTGCCGGGCGAAGAAGAGATCATCCAAGAGGCTGCTGCGGCAGCCCGGTCGCTCATCGAGCGGGCAAAAAATTCGGCCTGA